GCGGCAACCGCGGATGGCGCCGGACCGGCCGAGACCCAAACGCGCTGCACGGCAACGTCGCGGGACTCGGCGATCCTGGCGAACTCGAACGCGACCACGGCGCCCATGCTGTGGCCGAACAGCCGTAGCGGCGCGACGCGACCCCACGGCCCCGCGTCGAACAGGCCCTGGGCAAGGTCGCGCACGGTGTCGGGGGCCGGGTGATTCAGCCGGTCCGCGCGCTGGGGGTACTGCACGATGTAGGTGTCGCCGCCGGCGGCCAGCGCGGTCGCCAGCGCGCGGTAGCCTGCCGCGGCCGACCCGGCGTGCGGAAATACGACGGTCGCACCGGCGCGTCGGTTCCCGTTACTGCCGGGCACCCGCTTGATCCAGGCTGCGAACTCGGTGGGCATGTCCACCACAGG
This genomic interval from Mycobacterium sp. SMC-2 contains the following:
- a CDS encoding thioesterase II family protein, coding for MPTEFAAWIKRVPGSNGNRRAGATVVFPHAGSAAAGYRALATALAAGGDTYIVQYPQRADRLNHPAPDTVRDLAQGLFDAGPWGRVAPLRLFGHSMGAVVAFEFARIAESRDVAVQRVWVSAGPAPSAVAAMPELPTTDDALLADIADLGGTDAELLADEEFAELLTTAVRADYQAVNRYECAPGVRIRADICVLGAHDDHRVDPAVLRLWENHTAGAFELFWYDGGHFYLDEHRDAVAARVNADV